In one Arthrobacter jinronghuae genomic region, the following are encoded:
- the treZ gene encoding malto-oligosyltrehalose trehalohydrolase, whose protein sequence is MRTNFDVWAPKAGTVTLLADGRRLSMTRGENGWWHVQHAELTEDIDYGYLIDDAETPVPDPRSRRQPEGVHALSRTFDPDVYQWHDAGWVSPGLDGGAIYEMHVGTFTPEGTLDAAIGRLDYLVDLGVRFVELLPVNAFNGTHNWGYDGVLWYAVQETYGGPEAYQRFVDAAHQAGLGVIQDVVYNHLGPSGNYLPMFGPYLTEGKSNTWGDSVNLDGPLSDVVREYIVDNVLMWFRDYHVDGLRLDAVHALHDERAVHILEEMAAATDKCAEALGKPLFLIAESDLNNPRLITPRNVNGYGLAGQWSDDFHHAAHTNLTGENGGYYEDFDSLEALAKVLQEGFFHNGTFSSFRERGHGRPLDKEVVTARQLVTAIQNHDQIGNRAAGDRLSATLGYEQLALGAVLSLASPFTPMLFMGEEFGASTPWQFFTSHPEPELGKATAEGRLKEFERMGWDPATVPNPQEPSTFTNSKLDWSEVEEGDHGRLLDLYRRLLTLRRETPDLMDPDLRNIRVDYDEVGRWLVMQRGSTAVALNFADTPREVPLPFGKQADVLLETAPVELYGDAVQLPAYGAAILAG, encoded by the coding sequence ATGAGGACCAACTTCGACGTGTGGGCACCCAAGGCCGGCACCGTGACGCTGCTGGCCGACGGCCGGCGGCTGTCGATGACCCGCGGCGAGAACGGCTGGTGGCACGTCCAGCATGCCGAACTCACCGAGGACATCGACTACGGCTACCTGATAGACGACGCCGAGACGCCCGTGCCGGACCCCCGGTCCCGGCGGCAGCCCGAGGGCGTGCACGCCCTTTCGCGCACCTTTGACCCGGATGTTTACCAGTGGCATGACGCCGGCTGGGTCTCCCCGGGGCTCGACGGCGGCGCCATCTACGAAATGCACGTGGGCACCTTCACCCCCGAGGGGACGCTGGACGCAGCAATCGGGCGGCTGGACTACCTGGTGGACCTGGGTGTGCGCTTTGTCGAACTCCTGCCGGTCAATGCCTTCAACGGAACCCACAACTGGGGTTACGACGGCGTGCTCTGGTACGCCGTGCAGGAAACCTACGGCGGGCCCGAGGCCTACCAGCGGTTCGTCGACGCGGCCCACCAGGCCGGACTCGGCGTTATCCAGGACGTTGTCTACAACCACCTTGGACCCAGCGGCAATTACCTGCCGATGTTCGGCCCGTACCTCACCGAGGGGAAGTCGAACACCTGGGGGGACTCCGTCAACCTGGACGGTCCGCTCTCCGACGTTGTCCGCGAATACATTGTGGACAACGTCCTGATGTGGTTCCGCGACTACCACGTGGACGGGCTGCGCCTGGATGCGGTGCACGCACTGCACGACGAACGCGCCGTGCACATCCTCGAAGAAATGGCAGCCGCCACGGACAAGTGCGCCGAAGCCCTGGGGAAGCCGCTGTTCCTCATCGCGGAGTCGGATTTGAACAATCCCCGGCTCATCACCCCGCGGAACGTCAACGGCTACGGCCTTGCCGGCCAGTGGTCTGATGACTTCCACCATGCCGCCCATACCAACCTCACAGGTGAAAACGGCGGCTACTACGAGGACTTCGACTCCCTCGAAGCGCTGGCGAAGGTGCTGCAGGAAGGGTTCTTCCACAACGGAACGTTCTCCTCCTTCCGGGAACGCGGTCACGGACGTCCGCTGGACAAGGAGGTGGTGACCGCGCGCCAGCTGGTCACGGCCATCCAGAACCACGACCAGATCGGCAACCGGGCGGCCGGGGACCGGCTGAGCGCGACGCTGGGGTACGAGCAGCTTGCCCTCGGCGCGGTGCTGAGCCTCGCCTCGCCGTTCACTCCCATGCTCTTTATGGGTGAAGAATTCGGGGCCTCCACGCCCTGGCAGTTCTTCACGTCCCATCCGGAACCCGAACTGGGGAAGGCCACGGCAGAGGGCCGCCTGAAGGAATTCGAGCGGATGGGGTGGGACCCGGCTACGGTTCCCAACCCCCAGGAACCGTCCACCTTCACCAACTCGAAGCTGGACTGGTCCGAGGTGGAAGAGGGCGATCACGGCCGGCTGCTGGACCTGTACCGCAGGCTCCTGACCCTGCGCCGGGAAACCCCCGACCTGATGGATCCGGACCTGCGCAACATCCGGGTGGACTATGACGAAGTGGGCCGCTGGCTGGTTATGCAGCGCGGTTCCACGGCGGTGGCGCTGAACTTTGCCGACACCCCGCGCGAGGTGCCGCTTCCGTTCGGCAAGCAGGCGGACGTCCTGCTCGAAACCGCGCCGGTTGAGCTCTACGGCGATGCCGTGCAGCTGCCGGCATACGGTGCGGCCATCCTGGCCGGCTAG
- a CDS encoding extracellular solute-binding protein, translating to MRTSKKMQMLSVFAAAALIAVGCGAPGSDAGSEPLSTSDVPDAPSEAVTLNILDVAGNKQLTEGIFNDFVSEHPDVVSGVTWETAGAPDMAGKLKAQQQAGNLQIDLVLTGTDGLSAGISEDLFVPIATDYKDRLSNMDNYQEPAAQMQELAEGKGVALTYYPSGPLLEYNPDKVPNPPTTAEELLAWTQENPGKFGYARPANSGPGRTFLMGLPYILGDDDPKDPEAGWTKTWDYLKQLNQNISSYPTGTGVTMNNLKNGTWDMALTTTGWDINPRALEQVPANFEVQALEGFTWVTDAQYAVVPKGVSADKMSAILQVLQYALTPEQQAKTYDSGYFYPGPAVEDVTLDMAPQSSQDIIKKFGRPEYDALIEDNPKATPISAEDLVTAFNTWDTEVASGKIEEKK from the coding sequence ATGCGCACCAGTAAGAAAATGCAGATGCTTTCCGTTTTCGCGGCGGCCGCGCTGATCGCCGTCGGCTGCGGTGCACCCGGCAGCGACGCGGGCAGTGAACCGCTGTCCACCAGCGACGTTCCCGATGCCCCGTCCGAGGCGGTGACGTTGAACATCCTGGACGTTGCCGGCAACAAGCAACTGACGGAAGGGATCTTCAACGACTTCGTCAGCGAACATCCGGACGTCGTCTCCGGCGTGACATGGGAAACCGCAGGCGCCCCGGACATGGCCGGCAAGCTCAAGGCCCAGCAGCAGGCCGGGAACCTGCAGATCGACCTGGTGCTGACCGGCACCGACGGCCTCTCCGCCGGGATCAGCGAAGACCTTTTCGTGCCGATCGCTACGGATTACAAGGACCGGTTGTCCAATATGGATAACTATCAGGAGCCGGCCGCACAGATGCAGGAACTGGCCGAGGGCAAGGGCGTAGCTCTGACCTATTACCCCTCCGGCCCGCTGCTGGAGTACAACCCGGACAAGGTCCCCAACCCGCCCACCACCGCCGAGGAACTGCTGGCATGGACGCAGGAAAACCCGGGGAAGTTCGGCTACGCGCGGCCGGCCAACTCCGGACCGGGACGCACGTTCCTCATGGGCCTTCCCTACATCCTGGGCGATGACGATCCCAAGGACCCGGAGGCCGGCTGGACCAAGACCTGGGATTACCTCAAGCAGCTGAACCAGAACATCTCCTCATATCCCACGGGTACCGGCGTCACCATGAACAACCTCAAGAACGGCACCTGGGACATGGCCTTGACCACTACCGGGTGGGACATCAACCCGCGGGCGCTCGAACAGGTTCCGGCCAATTTCGAGGTCCAGGCACTGGAAGGCTTCACCTGGGTAACCGATGCCCAGTATGCGGTTGTTCCGAAGGGTGTTTCCGCCGACAAGATGTCTGCCATTCTCCAGGTCCTGCAGTATGCGCTGACGCCTGAGCAGCAGGCCAAGACCTACGACAGCGGCTATTTCTATCCCGGCCCGGCGGTGGAGGACGTGACCCTGGACATGGCTCCCCAGAGCAGCCAGGACATCATCAAGAAGTTCGGACGGCCGGAGTACGACGCCCTGATCGAGGACAATCCCAAGGCCACTCCGATCAGCGCGGAAGACCTCGTGACCGCGTTCAACACCTGGGACACCGAAGTCGCGAGCGGAAAGATTGAAGAAAAGAAATGA
- a CDS encoding mannitol dehydrogenase family protein: MRTEAGLAAAAGQESERLSLSALAAFGAGSAAGPAVEPRSLRIGMVHLGLGAFHRAHQAVYTEDAAAVSGDAGWGILGVTGRTAKVADALQPQDGLYTVLTKAAGSREEDSSARIIGSLRGVAFPGRDTPRVIQALAARETTVVTMTITEKGYPRDASGHLALDSPAVAADLAVLERDSRRPANSDDAARTPLGLLARGLFARYRSSGAPLNVISCDNLSANGSVTRTLVTEMAAAGGAGFRDWVRESVSFPDTMVDRIVPAATEADRREAQTLLGLRDEGLVVAEPFGQWILSDDFAARRPAWELAGAVVTRDVRPFEAAKLRLLNGTHSLLAYLGALRGYRTIAEAAADEELAAAAAALQAEVLPTLSPPPGVDLAEYAAGILARFRNPALGHTTLQVAMDGSQKLPVRALGAVEDLLARGVVPEALARLVAGWMVFVYRGRDAFANELPLQDPLAEVLAGKARGPQGGLVDRMFELPGVFSAPVAGNPGFRTAVAAHAAELLGSLSHSP; encoded by the coding sequence ATGCGGACTGAGGCAGGCCTGGCCGCCGCGGCCGGGCAGGAGTCCGAACGGCTCAGCCTGTCCGCCCTCGCTGCGTTCGGAGCCGGTTCCGCAGCGGGACCCGCTGTGGAGCCGCGGAGTCTGCGCATCGGGATGGTCCATCTCGGACTCGGTGCCTTCCACCGTGCCCACCAAGCGGTCTATACGGAAGACGCAGCCGCTGTCTCGGGTGACGCCGGATGGGGAATCCTCGGCGTGACGGGGCGGACGGCCAAGGTAGCGGACGCCCTGCAGCCGCAGGACGGGCTGTACACCGTGCTGACCAAAGCCGCCGGCTCCCGGGAGGAGGACAGCAGTGCCCGCATCATCGGATCACTGCGCGGCGTTGCCTTCCCGGGCCGGGACACGCCGCGGGTGATCCAGGCGCTGGCGGCACGGGAAACCACGGTGGTCACCATGACCATCACGGAAAAGGGGTATCCCCGGGATGCCTCCGGGCACCTGGCGCTGGATAGTCCTGCCGTTGCGGCGGACCTGGCCGTCCTTGAACGGGACAGCCGCCGGCCGGCGAACTCCGACGACGCCGCCCGGACTCCGCTGGGACTGCTGGCCCGCGGGCTCTTCGCCCGGTACCGCTCATCGGGTGCTCCGCTGAATGTCATCTCGTGTGACAACCTCAGCGCCAACGGGTCCGTCACCCGCACATTGGTGACGGAAATGGCCGCAGCCGGCGGTGCCGGCTTCCGGGACTGGGTACGCGAATCCGTTTCCTTTCCGGACACCATGGTGGACCGCATAGTCCCCGCAGCCACCGAGGCTGACCGGCGGGAGGCTCAGACGCTGCTGGGCCTGCGCGACGAGGGACTGGTTGTCGCAGAGCCGTTCGGGCAGTGGATCCTGTCGGATGATTTCGCCGCACGGCGGCCGGCATGGGAGCTGGCCGGCGCGGTGGTGACCCGGGATGTGCGGCCCTTCGAAGCGGCCAAGCTGCGCCTGCTCAACGGCACCCATTCACTGCTGGCCTATCTGGGGGCGCTGCGGGGCTACCGGACCATTGCCGAGGCAGCCGCGGACGAGGAGCTGGCGGCCGCGGCTGCCGCACTGCAGGCCGAAGTCCTCCCAACGCTGAGCCCGCCCCCGGGTGTGGACCTGGCGGAATACGCCGCCGGGATCCTTGCCCGTTTCCGGAACCCGGCCTTGGGCCACACCACCCTGCAGGTGGCGATGGACGGATCGCAGAAGCTGCCTGTGCGGGCCCTGGGAGCGGTGGAAGACCTGCTGGCCCGGGGAGTGGTCCCCGAGGCACTGGCCCGGCTCGTGGCCGGGTGGATGGTCTTCGTCTACCGCGGCCGGGATGCGTTCGCCAACGAGCTGCCGCTCCAGGATCCGCTCGCAGAAGTCCTGGCCGGGAAAGCCCGGGGACCCCAGGGCGGCCTGGTGGACCGAATGTTCGAGTTGCCCGGCGTTTTTTCAGCCCCGGTGGCCGGGAACCCCGGCTTCCGCACCGCCGTTGCTGCCCACGCCGCGGAGTTGCTCGGCTCCCTGAGCCACTCACCTTAA
- a CDS encoding ABC transporter permease, producing the protein MSVSTGKPGKTRGSGAPTPGSRPALSHRLAERGIDRLLLLLVPALLFALVLFVYPFVYGLGLSFQPREGGLFGAYIKFFTDPSMRGLESIWITLKLAVPAAVFNVAASIPLAYKMRGKFRGKRMLTTVLVIPITLGTVLTAEGLLNFFGQRGWLNRFLELFGVGPLDLVQNYWGVLWSLIISGFPFAFLLILSYLSGIDPSLEAAARTLGADWKQRFRKITLPLLAPGLAITFCLTFVLAFSVFPSAILVGDPSGSTRVIAYVAYNAWGQQFDYPLASAAAIVMGAVELAVIVLVLLWRSRMYKGSTGGKG; encoded by the coding sequence ATGAGCGTGTCCACCGGCAAACCCGGCAAAACCCGCGGGTCCGGCGCCCCGACGCCCGGCTCCCGGCCGGCACTGTCCCACAGGCTGGCCGAACGGGGCATCGACCGGCTGCTCCTGCTGCTGGTGCCGGCCCTCCTGTTTGCCCTGGTCCTGTTCGTCTACCCGTTCGTCTACGGCCTGGGGCTTTCCTTCCAGCCCCGGGAAGGCGGGCTGTTCGGCGCCTACATCAAGTTCTTCACCGATCCCTCGATGCGCGGGCTGGAGTCCATCTGGATCACTCTCAAACTCGCCGTCCCGGCCGCGGTGTTCAATGTAGCGGCGTCCATTCCCCTCGCCTACAAAATGCGCGGAAAATTCCGCGGCAAGCGGATGCTGACCACTGTGCTGGTCATCCCCATCACGCTGGGCACGGTCCTCACCGCGGAAGGCCTGTTGAATTTCTTCGGCCAGCGCGGCTGGCTGAACCGGTTCCTTGAGTTGTTCGGAGTCGGTCCGCTTGACCTCGTCCAGAACTACTGGGGTGTGCTCTGGTCCCTCATCATTTCCGGGTTCCCGTTCGCTTTCCTGCTGATCCTCTCCTACCTCTCGGGCATCGATCCCTCCCTCGAAGCCGCAGCGCGGACGCTGGGAGCGGACTGGAAACAGCGGTTCCGCAAAATCACCCTTCCGTTGCTGGCACCGGGGCTTGCCATCACGTTCTGCCTGACCTTCGTACTGGCCTTCAGCGTTTTCCCCTCGGCCATCCTTGTGGGAGATCCGTCCGGTTCCACCCGGGTCATCGCCTACGTGGCCTACAACGCGTGGGGACAGCAGTTCGACTATCCATTGGCGTCCGCCGCCGCGATTGTGATGGGAGCGGTGGAGCTCGCCGTCATTGTCCTGGTGCTGCTGTGGCGCTCCCGGATGTACAAGGGAAGCACCGGAGGTAAGGGCTGA
- the uxaC gene encoding glucuronate isomerase: MSEQPPGWTLDPDRALPAEPGVRALAREIYAATSRLPIVSMHGHVEVDLLVQDSAFENPAELFVIPDHYLVRMLVSQGESPADLGIPTHDGTPFETDPREIWRRFCRNWKLFRGTPTRYWLEHELAVVFGAPVPPSEEAADELYDFLLDTLSREEFRPRALLDAFNVELLATTDSAASTLTGHRKLAETDGRQRVLPTFRPDDLLHIRRPGWAADIRELSEVSGIEAGDFDSFLAALRGRRAAFLQAGARATDHGHLSADTTPLDPADAREIYAAGLRGEASPAQADAFAGGMLFEMARMSAEDGLVMQLHPGVLRNHHRGIRTRYGTDQGFDIPVRVEFTRALQPLLNSFGMDPAFRMVVFTTDETVYSRELAPLAGAYPGLRLGAPWWFLDSPEQMRRFRESAVETAGFYNTSGFVDDTRALASIPARHDLARRIDAGFLARLVAEGKLGLDEAVETGADLAYHLPLQSYAPRS, encoded by the coding sequence GTGAGCGAGCAGCCCCCTGGCTGGACCTTGGACCCTGACCGTGCGCTGCCGGCCGAGCCCGGTGTGAGGGCACTTGCCCGCGAAATCTACGCGGCCACGTCCCGGCTGCCGATCGTATCCATGCACGGGCATGTGGAAGTGGACCTGCTCGTGCAGGACTCTGCGTTCGAGAACCCGGCTGAATTGTTCGTCATACCGGACCACTATCTGGTCCGGATGCTGGTTTCCCAGGGGGAAAGTCCCGCGGACCTGGGAATTCCCACGCATGACGGCACACCCTTTGAAACCGATCCCCGGGAGATCTGGCGCCGGTTCTGCCGGAACTGGAAGCTTTTCCGCGGAACCCCCACCCGTTACTGGCTTGAGCATGAGCTGGCGGTGGTTTTCGGTGCGCCGGTGCCGCCGTCGGAAGAGGCCGCCGATGAGCTCTACGATTTCCTCCTGGACACCCTGTCCCGGGAGGAATTCCGCCCCCGTGCACTGCTGGACGCCTTCAACGTGGAGCTGCTCGCCACCACCGATTCCGCAGCATCCACCCTGACCGGGCATCGCAAACTTGCGGAAACCGACGGCCGCCAGCGGGTCCTTCCCACTTTCCGTCCGGACGACCTGCTGCATATCCGCAGGCCCGGCTGGGCTGCGGATATCCGGGAACTCTCCGAAGTCTCAGGCATCGAGGCAGGGGACTTCGACTCCTTCCTGGCGGCACTGCGCGGGCGCCGGGCAGCCTTCCTGCAGGCAGGAGCACGGGCCACGGACCACGGGCACCTGAGTGCGGACACCACGCCGCTGGACCCTGCCGACGCCCGGGAAATCTACGCCGCAGGACTGCGCGGAGAAGCCAGCCCGGCGCAGGCCGACGCGTTTGCCGGCGGAATGCTGTTCGAGATGGCGCGCATGTCCGCCGAGGACGGATTGGTTATGCAGCTGCATCCCGGGGTGCTCCGCAACCACCACCGGGGCATCCGGACCCGGTACGGAACGGACCAGGGGTTCGACATTCCGGTGCGGGTGGAATTCACCAGGGCACTGCAGCCGCTGCTGAACAGCTTTGGTATGGACCCGGCTTTCCGCATGGTCGTCTTCACTACTGATGAAACGGTTTATTCCCGGGAGCTTGCCCCGCTGGCGGGGGCCTATCCGGGGCTTCGGCTCGGCGCGCCCTGGTGGTTCCTGGACAGCCCCGAGCAGATGCGCCGGTTCCGTGAATCGGCGGTGGAGACGGCCGGCTTCTACAACACCAGCGGATTTGTCGATGACACCCGGGCGCTCGCCTCGATCCCGGCGCGCCACGACCTGGCCCGGCGGATTGATGCGGGGTTCCTGGCCCGGCTGGTTGCCGAGGGCAAGCTCGGCCTCGATGAAGCGGTGGAAACGGGTGCCGACCTCGCCTACCACCTGCCCCTGCAGTCCTACGCGCCCCGCTCCTGA
- a CDS encoding ABC transporter ATP-binding protein: protein MSIHATAFKTLELQRVARDFGGQSALANLSLSISSGEFIALLGPSGCGKSTALNCLAGLLPLTGGRILMDGRQIDRLPPEKRGFGMVFQNYALFPHLTVEKNIAFGLEMRKVPRAEIKTRVAEAIELVQLGPHARKLPGQMSGGQQQRVAIARAVVLRPPLVLMDEPLSNLDAKLRLEMRTEIRRLHQSLGLTTIYVTHDQEEALSLADRLVVLRQGEVQQVGTPQDLHEHPANWHVADFMGYRNLLDGVVEQSRGGSATVSVAGTGITGSTKDPVAPGDAVKVGIRPEDFDIADSLTAADSTTQLEATVEVVEYQGREFAVEARTDAGQALHIRTHRRAEPGQRIIVSARHERVLVFASSMDSGTPAGRELQEATP, encoded by the coding sequence ATGAGCATCCACGCCACTGCATTCAAGACACTCGAACTGCAGCGGGTTGCCCGGGATTTCGGTGGGCAGTCAGCCCTCGCCAACCTCAGCCTCAGCATCAGCAGCGGCGAGTTCATCGCACTGCTGGGACCTTCGGGCTGCGGAAAGTCGACGGCCTTGAACTGCCTGGCCGGGCTCCTTCCCCTGACCGGCGGCCGGATCCTTATGGACGGGCGCCAGATTGACCGCCTGCCGCCGGAAAAACGCGGGTTTGGAATGGTCTTCCAGAACTATGCCCTCTTCCCCCACCTCACCGTGGAAAAGAACATCGCGTTCGGACTGGAAATGCGGAAGGTGCCCCGGGCCGAGATTAAGACCCGTGTCGCGGAGGCCATCGAGCTCGTCCAGCTGGGACCGCATGCCCGGAAGCTTCCCGGACAGATGTCCGGCGGCCAGCAGCAGCGTGTGGCCATCGCCCGCGCCGTCGTGCTGCGGCCGCCGCTGGTCCTGATGGATGAACCGCTCTCCAACCTGGATGCCAAGCTGCGGCTGGAAATGCGGACGGAGATCCGCCGGCTCCACCAGTCACTGGGCCTGACCACCATCTATGTCACCCACGACCAGGAGGAAGCCCTGTCCCTGGCCGACCGCCTGGTGGTCCTGCGGCAGGGCGAGGTACAGCAGGTCGGCACGCCGCAGGACCTGCACGAGCATCCCGCCAACTGGCACGTGGCCGATTTCATGGGCTACCGGAACCTGCTTGACGGCGTGGTTGAACAAAGCCGGGGAGGCTCCGCCACCGTGTCCGTGGCGGGCACCGGCATCACCGGCTCCACCAAAGATCCGGTGGCGCCCGGGGACGCCGTCAAGGTGGGAATCCGCCCGGAAGATTTCGATATTGCCGATTCCCTGACGGCGGCCGACAGCACCACCCAGCTTGAAGCGACAGTCGAAGTCGTTGAGTACCAGGGACGCGAGTTTGCAGTGGAGGCACGCACCGACGCCGGGCAGGCGCTCCATATCCGCACCCACCGGCGTGCCGAACCGGGCCAGCGGATCATCGTCTCAGCCCGCCACGAGCGGGTACTTGTCTTCGCCTCATCCATGGACAGCGGAACGCCTGCCGGACGTGAACTGCAGGAAGCCACGCCATGA
- a CDS encoding ABC transporter permease yields MSTTTVNDRTPTSPPPERRRLRATPGTFLVWGGMALFLILLFGVVASVVVNSLAGQWFDTWFPSSYTASWYGEAWREYDLGQVVSTTVIVAVAVVSLSVLIGAPASYVLARRNFPGKSLVMLVFLLPIMMPPITYGIPLATLLTYYHLAPGLTGVILANLVPSVPFVILTMTPFIEQINPSIESAARMCGANMTRMFVRILAPLLIPGVLAAAVLVLVRTVGMFELTFLTSNSESDTLVVALFTAMTGAGIRAQQSVDAMAVIYMLMMMVLLVIALRFVNPTQLVSQVRQDAD; encoded by the coding sequence ATGAGCACCACCACAGTTAACGACAGGACACCGACGTCGCCGCCGCCCGAACGACGCCGCCTCAGGGCGACCCCGGGCACCTTCCTGGTCTGGGGCGGCATGGCCCTGTTCCTCATCCTGCTCTTCGGCGTGGTGGCCTCGGTAGTGGTCAATTCCCTGGCCGGCCAATGGTTCGACACCTGGTTCCCGTCCAGCTACACGGCGTCATGGTACGGCGAGGCCTGGCGGGAGTACGACCTGGGCCAGGTGGTCAGTACCACGGTGATTGTGGCCGTCGCAGTGGTGAGCCTGTCGGTGCTGATCGGGGCGCCGGCCTCGTACGTCCTGGCGCGCCGTAATTTCCCCGGCAAATCCCTCGTGATGCTGGTGTTCCTGCTTCCGATCATGATGCCGCCGATCACCTACGGCATCCCGCTGGCAACACTGCTGACGTACTACCACCTGGCACCGGGGCTGACCGGAGTGATCCTTGCCAATCTGGTGCCCTCGGTTCCGTTTGTCATCCTGACCATGACGCCCTTCATTGAACAGATCAACCCGTCCATCGAGTCCGCAGCACGGATGTGCGGGGCCAACATGACGCGCATGTTCGTCCGGATCCTCGCTCCCCTGCTGATTCCCGGCGTCCTGGCGGCGGCAGTGCTGGTCCTGGTCCGCACGGTGGGGATGTTCGAACTGACCTTCCTCACGTCCAACTCCGAATCCGACACCCTCGTCGTAGCGCTCTTTACCGCGATGACGGGGGCAGGGATCCGTGCCCAGCAGTCCGTGGACGCCATGGCAGTGATCTACATGCTCATGATGATGGTGCTGCTGGTAATCGCGCTGCGGTTCGTCAACCCCACCCAGCTGGTTTCGCAGGTACGCCAAGATGCGGACTGA
- a CDS encoding LacI family DNA-binding transcriptional regulator: MAGAVTVRDVARLASVSASTVSRALSASELVAPHTRDRILAAARQLGYSANTSARSLITGRTSNFGLVVPDLENPYFASVTKGVQSRALSEGFAVFVADSDEDVRTEIELARKLASQVDGLILCSPRMGNRDLAAVTESTTVVLVNRQLPQVHSITVDDTEIVRQALGHLYALGHRTVAYAGGPATSWSDGQRRNGIRSALSDLPGLKVAEIGSFRPVFGGGMSAADLAVATGATAVLAYNDLMALGILSRLQARGINVPADMSVVGIDDVSAATLVSPALTTVRAPLQKVGTAAVDALIDSIFPDRPPLPPETLPVELIVRASTSVPSRPPLTSREEAGLDERSSNAHQ; the protein is encoded by the coding sequence ATGGCCGGTGCGGTGACTGTTCGGGACGTGGCGAGGCTCGCGAGCGTCTCCGCTTCAACAGTTTCGCGTGCCCTTTCCGCGTCTGAACTAGTGGCACCCCACACCCGGGACCGGATCCTGGCCGCTGCCCGGCAACTCGGATACAGCGCCAACACTTCGGCGAGGAGCCTCATCACCGGGCGGACCAGTAACTTCGGCCTGGTTGTCCCGGACCTCGAGAATCCCTACTTTGCCTCCGTCACCAAGGGAGTCCAGAGCCGGGCGCTGAGCGAGGGTTTCGCAGTCTTCGTGGCCGACTCCGATGAAGACGTGCGCACGGAAATCGAGCTGGCGCGCAAGCTGGCCTCCCAGGTGGACGGCCTCATCCTGTGTTCGCCGCGTATGGGCAACCGGGATCTGGCAGCGGTCACTGAAAGCACCACGGTGGTCCTGGTGAACCGGCAGCTGCCGCAGGTCCACAGCATCACCGTGGACGACACCGAGATTGTGCGGCAGGCACTGGGCCATCTGTACGCCCTGGGACACCGGACGGTCGCCTATGCGGGCGGGCCCGCGACGTCGTGGTCCGACGGCCAACGGCGAAACGGTATCCGCAGTGCCTTGTCGGACCTACCGGGGCTCAAGGTGGCGGAAATCGGCTCGTTCCGGCCGGTGTTCGGCGGCGGGATGTCGGCAGCAGACCTGGCCGTGGCCACCGGCGCGACGGCAGTACTGGCCTACAACGACCTGATGGCCCTCGGCATCCTCTCACGCCTCCAGGCAAGGGGCATCAACGTTCCGGCGGACATGAGCGTTGTCGGGATCGACGACGTCAGCGCGGCAACCCTTGTTTCTCCCGCACTGACCACTGTCCGTGCACCGCTGCAGAAAGTCGGGACAGCGGCGGTGGATGCCCTGATCGACAGCATTTTCCCCGACCGCCCGCCTCTGCCGCCCGAGACCCTGCCCGTCGAATTGATTGTGCGTGCTTCCACTTCCGTTCCCAGCCGTCCACCCCTCACGTCCCGCGAAGAAGCCGGACTCGATGAAAGGTCAAGCAATGCGCACCAGTAA